From the genome of Dehalobacter sp., one region includes:
- the hslO gene encoding Hsp33 family molecular chaperone HslO encodes MNDYLIKALGYDGKVRAYAVLTTETVGEAQRRHQTWPTASAALGRTLTAGLMLGAMFKGNEQLTVKIEGNGPLGIILVDANAHGEVRGYVTNPQTHLDLNRIGKLDVSGAVGSEGTLSVVKDLGMRDYFTGQVPLYSGEIGEDFTYYLVKSEQIPSSVGLGVLVAPDHTIQASGGFIIQLLPGTAEETISEIEEHLKTITPVSTMIQHGFTPEEMLGEILGKNNVQVLEKMPVKFQCQCSKERIGNAMTSLGKEEIEEIIQTDGQAEAKCHFCNETYLFSREELQKLKDATR; translated from the coding sequence ATGAACGATTATTTGATTAAGGCTTTGGGTTATGACGGCAAGGTACGCGCTTACGCAGTTTTGACGACGGAAACCGTCGGTGAAGCCCAGCGCAGGCATCAGACCTGGCCGACAGCATCGGCGGCACTCGGCCGGACACTAACCGCCGGTCTAATGCTCGGGGCAATGTTCAAAGGCAATGAACAACTGACTGTCAAAATTGAAGGCAACGGCCCGTTGGGTATTATCCTGGTTGACGCCAATGCGCACGGGGAAGTCAGGGGCTATGTCACCAATCCTCAAACGCATTTGGATCTAAATCGGATCGGGAAATTAGACGTTAGCGGAGCTGTAGGTTCTGAAGGCACATTGTCTGTTGTTAAGGACCTGGGTATGCGGGATTACTTTACAGGGCAGGTTCCGTTATATTCCGGAGAGATCGGGGAAGACTTTACCTATTATCTCGTCAAATCCGAACAGATTCCTTCTTCGGTCGGACTCGGTGTCCTGGTAGCGCCGGATCATACTATTCAGGCTTCCGGCGGCTTTATTATCCAGCTATTGCCCGGAACGGCCGAAGAGACTATTTCTGAAATTGAAGAACATCTTAAAACAATTACCCCGGTCTCAACGATGATTCAGCATGGGTTTACGCCAGAGGAAATGCTGGGAGAAATTTTAGGCAAAAATAATGTTCAGGTACTGGAGAAAATGCCGGTGAAATTTCAATGCCAGTGTTCCAAGGAGCGGATCGGCAATGCGATGACCAGCTTAGGCAAAGAGGAAATCGAAGAGATCATTCAAACCGACGGCCAGGCGGAAGCCAAGTGTCATTTTTGCAACGAGACCTACCTGTTTTCGAGAGAGGAACTTCAGAAGTTGAAGGATGCCACAAGGTAG
- a CDS encoding DUF4405 domain-containing protein, whose translation MSSKLVTKIVLDIAMSILFVFLLDAFGTGLAFHEIAGLFIFALFGIHILLNGSWVKNTTLNLIQNKLKNRTAVSVKMKYALNLAIFISISIIVTTGVLISKVLFPSDTIHGEWIYLIHKCTSYVCLGFLITHLAIHASYFVKSVGRIIINLKERNVRKTLVRLGAACLLVVMLYTRVLSTVSASDENQLGKIAETQITTSQSTSPNRTDSPTEGQYNENITYSEGSVSDNRVTGSSITGDISISNNKSEDADAIGSVNNAATDVTVDDTTGSEEKISLDAYLSQLHCNGCHKNCSLLYPQCDKAQGEIRAAEQEYQELYGI comes from the coding sequence ATGAGCAGCAAATTAGTGACAAAGATTGTATTGGATATTGCGATGAGCATACTTTTTGTGTTCTTGCTGGATGCTTTTGGAACCGGGTTAGCTTTTCATGAGATTGCAGGGCTATTTATTTTTGCTCTTTTCGGTATCCATATTCTGTTGAACGGATCCTGGGTGAAAAACACAACGTTGAATCTGATACAAAATAAGCTTAAAAATAGGACCGCAGTTTCCGTAAAGATGAAATATGCTTTGAATCTCGCAATCTTCATCAGTATTTCGATTATCGTGACTACGGGAGTTCTGATATCGAAGGTTTTGTTTCCTTCAGATACGATTCATGGTGAATGGATCTATCTGATCCATAAATGCACATCATACGTCTGTCTGGGCTTCCTGATCACCCATCTTGCAATTCATGCCAGCTATTTCGTAAAATCAGTCGGCAGGATCATCATAAACCTAAAAGAACGCAATGTCAGGAAGACACTGGTTCGCCTTGGTGCGGCATGCCTGCTGGTCGTCATGTTGTATACCCGGGTTCTTTCAACAGTTTCGGCAAGCGATGAGAATCAATTAGGCAAAATTGCAGAGACCCAGATCACGACATCGCAAAGTACATCCCCAAACAGGACTGACTCCCCGACAGAAGGCCAATATAATGAAAACATAACCTATTCGGAGGGTTCAGTTTCTGACAATCGTGTTACTGGAAGCAGTATCACCGGGGACATATCGATTAGCAATAATAAATCAGAAGACGCTGATGCTATTGGTTCGGTAAATAATGCCGCTACGGATGTAACTGTTGATGATACCACCGGTTCGGAAGAAAAAATCAGTCTTGATGCGTACCTGTCCCAGCTGCACTGTAACGGTTGCCATAAAAACTGCTCTCTTTTGTATCCGCAATGTGATAAGGCTCAAGGTGAAATAAGGGCGGCAGAACAGGAATATCAGGAACTTTACGGGATATAA
- a CDS encoding TetR/AcrR family transcriptional regulator — translation MQVPKEEIKKRIIEAAEEEFLVSGYRHSSMRNIAQQAGITVGNIYSYFSGKDDLLDNILQSTIEQLRKLVFINISDKSSLSTQSITYVTEAMTKVFLDNRTQFLILMKSVEGSKYENIKAELIELVKQRLENDLFLTSSRPGSDMLLADSLAVALIEGIINIFNKYGGDEERLANLLNKFLLLIIGDILKRI, via the coding sequence ATGCAAGTGCCAAAAGAAGAAATCAAAAAAAGGATTATTGAGGCAGCGGAAGAGGAGTTTCTCGTCTCAGGATACCGCCATTCCTCAATGCGGAATATTGCGCAGCAAGCCGGGATTACCGTAGGGAATATTTACTCCTATTTTTCCGGTAAGGATGACCTGCTCGATAATATTCTTCAGTCTACCATAGAACAGCTTCGGAAACTGGTATTCATTAACATATCCGATAAAAGCAGTCTGTCGACGCAAAGCATCACTTATGTCACGGAAGCGATGACCAAGGTGTTTCTGGATAACAGAACGCAGTTTTTGATCCTGATGAAGAGTGTTGAGGGCTCTAAATACGAAAATATAAAGGCGGAACTGATTGAGCTTGTTAAGCAGCGTCTGGAAAACGATTTGTTCTTAACCAGTTCCAGGCCCGGCAGCGATATGCTGCTTGCCGATTCCCTGGCCGTGGCGCTTATTGAAGGTATCATCAATATTTTTAATAAGTATGGCGGGGATGAAGAGCGTCTGGCTAATCTGTTGAACAAATTCCTTTTATTGATTATTGGGGATATTCTAAAGAGGATTTAA
- a CDS encoding SDR family oxidoreductase, which produces MKALITGASSGIGRDIARVLNTKGYDLILVARRLDRLEELKEELSCNVQTISLDLAQEESCFRLYDLVKNQEIDILINNAGFAVYGEFDQTDLTRELELIQINIKAVHILMKLFLQDFKRRNRGYILNVASSAAFLPGPLMAAYYASKAYVLRLTEAVYKELQKTNSKVYVGVLCPGPVHTEFEQNAKITFGVKALDSPYVARYTVDRMLKHKRVIIPGILMKAAFVFTKILPQKILLHFLYKLQKEKFV; this is translated from the coding sequence ATGAAAGCCTTAATCACCGGGGCCAGTTCAGGTATTGGCCGGGATATTGCCAGAGTGCTGAACACGAAAGGGTATGATTTAATCCTGGTTGCACGGCGTCTTGACAGGCTGGAAGAATTAAAGGAAGAGCTTTCCTGCAATGTCCAGACGATCAGCCTCGATCTTGCGCAGGAGGAATCCTGTTTCCGACTCTATGACCTGGTTAAAAATCAGGAGATTGATATACTGATCAATAATGCCGGGTTTGCTGTGTACGGCGAATTTGATCAGACGGACCTTACCAGAGAATTGGAATTGATCCAGATCAATATCAAAGCAGTTCATATCTTAATGAAACTGTTTCTGCAGGATTTCAAGCGGCGTAACCGGGGATATATATTAAATGTGGCTTCTTCAGCTGCCTTTTTACCGGGGCCTTTGATGGCTGCCTACTATGCTTCGAAAGCTTATGTGCTGAGACTGACGGAAGCTGTATATAAGGAGCTGCAAAAGACAAACAGCAAAGTGTATGTAGGAGTACTGTGTCCAGGGCCGGTACATACCGAGTTTGAACAAAATGCCAAGATCACGTTTGGGGTAAAAGCACTGGACAGCCCTTATGTAGCCAGGTATACGGTTGACCGGATGCTTAAACATAAAAGGGTGATTATTCCCGGGATATTAATGAAGGCTGCCTTTGTCTTTACGAAAATCCTGCCGCAAAAAATACTGTTGCATTTTCTCTATAAACTGCAAAAAGAAAAATTTGTTTAG
- a CDS encoding MMPL family transporter: MQLLIEKLVKLLIAHKRAVLLTYLAIIIVSITLVPSIKVNYDLAEYLPEHSMTKQAITLVNKEFGYPGTAQVMIENVSIREAALAKEKIKEVPGVKNVIWLDDVTDITVPESFIPRDYLDSYYKDGAALFQVEFAQGDYASETGDALKTIRASLGEKASITGEAEDSSHMREVLAAEMSKIMIVVIPLCVLILMLACYSWIEPLLYLTVIGISVIINAGTNAFFPEISFITNSIAAVLQFAISMDFSLFLCHRYLEERDAGAEFLPAIVKAVKNTLSSISASALTIVAGFLALLFMQYGIGKDLGLVLIKGICLSYISVIILLPVLIAIFHKTIDKTRHRPLVPPFKKIGQGAIKVKYLLFALALIVIIPSFLAQKNTDFLYGNTSGSSSEGTIAEERKNIESRFGIYNPVVVLIPNDDISSEIQLAEELKKQKYIRDVQTLVTLADPAVPRSLLPQSVKDMFLSEHYTRMIVLMNITGERPETSKAVTELEQSVQKYYPDEWYAAGNATSIADIKNTVEYDTRTVNLFSILSVGLIILLTFRSISVPILLIGVIESSIWINMGIPYFQGSSLVFIGYLVVSSIQLGATIDYGILMSNRYLGFRKTQKPRDAVLSALNTAGNTVMISALILAVAGFAEGLLSQIKAISDIGILLGRGAALSGLMVLVLLPVLLMTFDKIIIKTTFSVKESGREETI, from the coding sequence ATGCAGCTGCTTATAGAAAAGCTTGTGAAGCTTCTTATTGCCCATAAACGGGCGGTTTTATTGACCTATTTGGCTATCATCATCGTCAGCATTACGCTTGTACCCAGTATTAAAGTCAACTATGATTTGGCGGAATATCTGCCGGAACACTCCATGACCAAGCAGGCAATTACACTTGTGAACAAGGAATTTGGTTATCCGGGAACTGCTCAGGTTATGATAGAAAATGTTTCTATCCGAGAGGCCGCGCTTGCCAAGGAAAAAATCAAAGAGGTTCCGGGTGTGAAAAACGTGATTTGGCTGGACGATGTCACGGATATCACAGTCCCTGAATCCTTTATTCCCCGGGATTATCTGGATAGTTACTACAAAGATGGTGCGGCCTTATTTCAGGTTGAATTTGCGCAGGGGGATTATGCCTCGGAAACAGGGGACGCCCTGAAGACGATCCGGGCTTCTTTAGGTGAAAAGGCCAGTATCACAGGAGAAGCTGAAGATTCAAGCCATATGCGGGAAGTACTGGCTGCGGAAATGTCCAAAATCATGATCGTCGTTATTCCGCTCTGCGTCCTCATCCTGATGTTGGCATGTTACTCCTGGATAGAGCCGCTGCTGTATTTAACCGTCATTGGTATTTCCGTGATTATCAATGCCGGAACGAATGCTTTTTTCCCTGAGATATCTTTCATTACGAATTCAATTGCCGCGGTGCTGCAATTCGCCATTTCGATGGATTTCTCGTTGTTTCTTTGCCACCGCTATCTAGAGGAAAGGGATGCCGGGGCAGAGTTTCTTCCTGCAATTGTCAAAGCGGTAAAAAATACATTGTCGTCTATTTCGGCGAGCGCACTGACGATTGTAGCAGGCTTTTTAGCCCTGCTGTTTATGCAGTACGGGATTGGGAAAGATCTTGGACTGGTACTGATTAAAGGAATCTGTCTGAGCTATATCAGTGTGATCATTTTGCTGCCGGTTCTGATCGCGATCTTCCACAAAACAATTGATAAAACCCGGCACAGACCCCTCGTTCCACCGTTTAAGAAGATAGGGCAGGGTGCAATTAAAGTAAAATATCTACTGTTTGCCCTGGCCTTGATAGTTATTATTCCGTCTTTCCTGGCACAAAAGAATACCGACTTTTTATATGGCAATACTTCCGGAAGTTCCAGTGAGGGGACCATTGCCGAGGAAAGAAAGAACATTGAAAGCCGCTTCGGCATCTATAATCCTGTCGTTGTACTTATACCTAATGATGATATTTCTTCGGAAATTCAGCTGGCTGAGGAACTGAAGAAACAGAAATATATCCGCGATGTTCAGACCCTGGTTACGCTGGCAGATCCTGCTGTACCACGTTCTTTACTGCCGCAAAGCGTTAAGGATATGTTCCTGTCAGAACATTATACCCGGATGATCGTTCTTATGAACATTACCGGTGAAAGGCCCGAGACTTCCAAAGCCGTTACAGAACTTGAACAGTCGGTGCAGAAGTATTACCCTGACGAATGGTATGCCGCCGGGAATGCCACCAGTATTGCCGATATTAAGAATACGGTTGAATATGATACGCGTACAGTTAACCTGTTTTCAATTCTGTCCGTGGGTCTGATTATTCTACTGACGTTCCGTTCTATCTCTGTTCCGATTCTGCTGATCGGCGTTATTGAGTCTTCTATTTGGATCAACATGGGTATCCCATATTTTCAGGGATCAAGCTTGGTGTTTATCGGCTATCTGGTGGTGAGTTCCATCCAGCTTGGCGCAACAATCGATTATGGGATCCTGATGTCCAACCGCTATCTCGGATTCAGGAAGACGCAAAAACCCAGAGATGCAGTGCTGTCAGCGTTGAATACTGCCGGAAACACAGTGATGATCTCAGCTCTGATTCTTGCCGTGGCGGGTTTTGCGGAAGGACTGCTTTCCCAGATTAAAGCAATCAGCGATATTGGAATTTTGCTGGGCAGGGGAGCCGCACTGTCAGGACTGATGGTCCTTGTTTTGCTGCCGGTACTGCTGATGACGTTTGATAAGATCATCATAAAGACCACTTTCTCTGTGAAAGAAAGTGGGAGGGAGGAGACAATCTGA
- a CDS encoding MFS transporter, translating into MILYLLGIFMGAIDTGIVTPARTVIQSHLMVDEKTGIWMITIYTLAYAASIPIMGKLADMFGRKYIYLASIFLFGLGSLFCGLAQGFDSFTVLLMARVVQAFGGGGILPVATAEFGTTFPPEKRGMALGLVGGVYGIANIFGASAGSAILDIFGSSNWQFIFYVNLPITLFILIAGFLCLPNNRNDNVKKIDIGGILILTVMILALMYGLKNIDFFDFKSTLISTSVYPFLILFVLLVPFFILAEKKAEDPVMNLSYFTNSRIMITFIIAFITGIVLMGMIFVPQFAENSLKIASGSGGYFVIILGLFAGVGAPISGKLIDQYGPKLILGLGFLISLVGSLFLIFVTADHPSMLTVNISLVLMGLGMGFTMGTPLNYMMLENTKDEESNSALAALSLVRSIGTAIAPAIMVGFLAHAGVEVQNNVMNLLPKEVSMPRLPYAQELTTEINEMKGNPMMKNVLATADMSDFSYLEKIEINMNSSSDYQIPDELMEKIKSSDVTTITENSKLIAGSFFAGMAPDMISNIQTGIQNGIDELTVVESMPQSSVSFRDTIEKMTVLKDAIPGAFDTAKQNYLAEVDQRSTVIESEFQKTLNSGFKQVYLTVTISSLIGLIFLCFYRRKTGQ; encoded by the coding sequence ATGATTCTATACCTGCTCGGCATTTTTATGGGTGCAATTGACACGGGAATTGTCACACCGGCCAGAACAGTTATTCAAAGTCATTTGATGGTCGATGAAAAAACCGGGATCTGGATGATTACGATTTATACACTGGCTTATGCGGCCAGTATTCCGATCATGGGTAAACTTGCCGATATGTTCGGACGCAAATACATTTATCTTGCCAGTATCTTTCTTTTTGGTCTTGGATCATTGTTCTGCGGTTTAGCTCAGGGGTTTGACAGCTTTACGGTCTTGCTTATGGCCAGAGTCGTCCAGGCGTTTGGCGGAGGTGGAATCCTTCCGGTTGCGACTGCTGAATTTGGTACAACATTTCCTCCGGAAAAACGGGGGATGGCCCTGGGACTGGTTGGGGGAGTATACGGGATTGCCAATATTTTCGGAGCTTCGGCAGGCAGTGCCATTCTGGATATCTTCGGCAGCAGTAACTGGCAGTTTATCTTTTATGTGAATCTGCCGATCACGCTGTTTATCCTAATCGCCGGCTTCCTCTGTCTGCCAAATAACAGAAATGACAATGTCAAAAAGATTGATATCGGCGGAATCTTGATTCTGACCGTGATGATTCTCGCTTTAATGTATGGACTCAAGAATATTGACTTTTTTGATTTCAAGTCAACTTTAATCAGTACGAGTGTTTATCCTTTCCTAATCCTGTTTGTGCTTCTTGTTCCTTTCTTTATCCTGGCTGAGAAAAAGGCGGAGGATCCGGTGATGAACTTATCGTATTTTACAAACTCACGGATCATGATCACCTTTATCATTGCCTTTATTACCGGAATTGTGTTAATGGGGATGATTTTTGTACCGCAGTTTGCTGAAAACTCACTGAAAATCGCTTCCGGAAGCGGCGGCTATTTCGTCATCATTCTTGGTTTGTTTGCAGGGGTTGGCGCTCCTATATCCGGGAAGCTGATTGATCAATACGGACCTAAACTGATTTTAGGTCTCGGCTTTTTGATCTCTTTGGTTGGTTCGTTGTTCTTAATCTTTGTCACAGCTGACCATCCCAGTATGCTGACGGTAAACATAAGCCTGGTTCTCATGGGCCTTGGTATGGGCTTTACGATGGGGACGCCTTTAAACTATATGATGCTGGAAAATACCAAAGATGAAGAGTCCAATTCGGCACTCGCAGCCTTGTCGCTTGTCCGCTCGATCGGAACGGCGATTGCGCCTGCGATCATGGTTGGTTTTCTGGCACATGCCGGAGTGGAAGTTCAGAATAATGTGATGAACCTGCTGCCTAAAGAAGTCTCCATGCCGAGACTGCCATATGCGCAGGAACTTACAACAGAAATTAATGAGATGAAAGGCAATCCAATGATGAAAAATGTTCTGGCAACCGCCGATATGTCTGACTTTTCCTATCTGGAAAAGATTGAAATCAATATGAACAGCAGCAGTGACTATCAAATTCCTGACGAGCTGATGGAGAAAATAAAATCTTCTGACGTTACGACCATCACGGAGAACAGCAAATTGATTGCAGGGAGCTTCTTTGCTGGCATGGCTCCGGATATGATTTCGAATATTCAAACCGGGATTCAAAACGGAATTGATGAGCTTACGGTTGTGGAATCGATGCCCCAGTCAAGCGTATCCTTCCGGGATACGATAGAAAAAATGACGGTCTTAAAAGATGCCATCCCGGGAGCTTTTGACACAGCCAAACAAAATTATCTCGCGGAGGTTGATCAGAGAAGCACAGTCATTGAATCAGAATTCCAAAAAACCTTAAACAGCGGATTTAAGCAGGTGTATCTGACAGTTACGATTTCTTCTCTAATTGGCTTGATCTTCCTGTGCTTTTATCGAAGAAAAACCGGTCAATAA
- a CDS encoding MarR family transcriptional regulator: MRRLSKYHLGHSEQEILMFLSKNDQVNQDMIAAFFVIDKGAVAKSLSKLEEKGYVNRMINPENHREKIITLTPRGLEIMDNMQEILTDWHTAIYEGLNKEDIVQFQKIMSVIAANSMKAVNECEKILTN, encoded by the coding sequence ATGAGAAGGTTGAGTAAATATCATTTGGGGCATTCGGAACAAGAAATTCTGATGTTTTTATCTAAAAACGATCAGGTAAATCAAGATATGATTGCCGCTTTTTTTGTGATTGACAAGGGAGCGGTTGCCAAAAGCTTAAGCAAGCTCGAAGAAAAAGGGTATGTGAATCGAATGATAAACCCTGAAAACCACCGCGAGAAAATAATAACCCTGACGCCAAGGGGATTGGAAATCATGGACAACATGCAGGAAATCCTGACTGACTGGCATACAGCCATCTATGAAGGACTTAACAAAGAAGACATCGTACAGTTCCAAAAAATAATGTCGGTCATTGCTGCCAACAGCATGAAAGCTGTCAACGAATGCGAGAAAATTTTGACCAATTAA